A single Lolium perenne isolate Kyuss_39 chromosome 6, Kyuss_2.0, whole genome shotgun sequence DNA region contains:
- the LOC139832656 gene encoding uncharacterized protein, translating into MDQEREFSNHSTDMDQEREVSNQSSDTDQEWEVTSHKTEIRKIVAHQTEIEVVYTDDNHKAAEIVDMYEQWLSKDEYKFMGLDFEYCDPEYKVANRGVPNSWISYAGVSTLLASISVNDRIAMQRSWNIEIPIEYHIDLQDLFQLERDRTGMADMAAALIDMSYKGMKKEFPSVQRQVTGEESLDEINLEYAARDGFVAYKLYHIIRQCNYG; encoded by the exons ATGGATCAGGAAAGAGAGTTCAGCAATCACAGCACTGACATGGATCAGGAAAGGGAGGTTAGCAATCAGAGCAGTGACACGGATCAGGAATGGGAGGTTACCAGTCACAAAACTGAAATCCGGAAGATTGTCGCACATCAAACTGAGATTGAGGTTGTCTACACCGACGACAACCATAAAGCAGCCGAGATTGTGGACATGTACGAGCAGTGGTTGAGCAAGGATGAATACAAGTTCATGGGCCTGGACTTCGAGTACTGCGACCCGGAGTACAAAG TAGCCAACCGTGGTGTCCCAAACTCATGGATTTCCTACGCTGGGGTGTCGACTTTGCTGGCGTCGATATCAGTAAATGACAGAATAGCAATGCAGCGAAGTTGGAATATTGAGATACCAATTGAGTACCACATCGATCTGCAGGACTTGTTCCAGCTTGAACGCGACAGGACTGGGATGGCTGACATGGCAGCCGCACTCATCGATATGAGCTACAAAGGAATGAAGAAAGAATTCCCATCTGTCCAAAGACAAGTTACGGGAGAAGAATCCCTCGATGAAATTAATCTGGAGTATGCAGCCAGAGATGGGTTTGTGGCGTACAAACTGTACCATATAATCCGTCAATGCAACTATGGATAG